From Quercus robur chromosome 8, dhQueRobu3.1, whole genome shotgun sequence:
CTTTTAGCTTGTTGATTAATATGCACTATTGTGCAGGTAGATTGGTTTAACAAGTTTATCTCCGATATGTGGCCTTACCTTGATAAGGTAATGTACTACCTCGTAATACTTTTGGCTTTCTGTCAGTTTGAACCTGTGATTAAGGGATTTTTAATGTATAGGCAATTTGTAGTACGATTAGAAGCATGGCACAACCTATATTTGAGGATTACATTGGGAAATTTCAGATTAAAGCGATTGAGTTTAAGAATCTTAGTCTTGGAACTCTTCCTCCTGCAATATTTGGTGAGTCTATTCTTGGGAGTAAATAATCTTGTTTATAAAATACTCTGTATGTGTAAAAGgctttattgaattttctatctagcACCTTTTCATTCTCTCTATTGAAATTTTTAGGTCACTAGTTTTGAGGAATTCAGGATGTGATCTACTATTTTTGTCACAAAAAATTGCtagaaaaatttgtaatttctcTTCTGCCGAACAAACTATGATTTAACTTGAAAAATAGATCTCTTTGACCGGTTTCTGTTTTAGTAAATCTCAATCACATATGGTTATGTATGGTCAATTGAAGCCACATGCATAGTTACAATTTCTACATATGGATGCTAGGGTACATCAGGCATTTGAGAGttctttggaaaattttgtggaAATAACTTTCAAGCCCGTGATAATGACAAATTTTgctcaacataaaaaaaaaaaaataaagtttgggAAATAATATTGAGTAAAGTACCGCATGGTTTCGAGGGAAAAAGCATAGTTATTTCATAATTGTTTGAAACAATGTAGGGGTGAATTATTGCAAGATCTGTTGATTATTACTATGTGTAACAGGCAACATTAGGCTGCTCCCTATTTATAAAAGAGTAATGTATTATGTAAGGCTTTCATAAGCTTTAGACAAAGTAGATGACTTGCAGAAAGCTTTCAATGACTGACATTGAGTAGGATGTAAGCATACATTCCAGGTAGGGTACATCATTGCATTGTTCTTCTGTTGTTAATTTCAGTCTACTTTTCCAATTTTGCAGGTCTTAAAGTCTATGAGACTAATGAGAAGGAACTGGTCATGGAACCAGCAATTAGATGGGTCGGCAATCCCAATATAGTTTTGGGGTTAAAATTATTGTCTCTACAAATTACAGTTCAGGTCAGAGGCATACTCCTCAACAAAGAAATGTTTGTGTGCTCACGtgtgttttgtttctttcagAATTTTGACTGTGCTACTTTCAGTTGGTGGATTTACAAATATTTGCTGCACCACGGATAACCTTGAAACCTCTTGTACCTACTTTTCCATGTTTTGCAAACATAGTGGTCTCTTTGTTGGAGAAGGTGAGTGGAACATTTTGGACActggagtattttttttatttttttattttttttgtctttgatttttattttatttttaatccaaAGGTGAATGAATGGATACTAATAAGAATCTTTCCGGTATGATGGTTTTTTCCTGATTATGTGCAGCCACATGTAGATTTTGGAATGAAGATATTGGGAGGGGACATTATGTCCATACCTGGTCTCTATAGATTTGTTCAGGTGCTGCACTAGTAAGTCTTCAACTAGTAGTAGTtgacattttatataattgtcTGAAATTGGATCTGTGAGAGATAACTTTTGCTAAATTTGAGTTTTGGATTTGAATTAACTAACTATTCAAGGTTCTTGCAGGAGACTATTAAGAAACAAGTTGCAAGCCTCTACCTCTGGCCCCAAACTCTTGAAATTCCTATTCTTGACGAAGCAACGTGAGTTTATATGAGATGACAAAATATGCTTAGATTTATTGATACATTTTTCGTTTCTAAATATATGTTCATTCATAAATCATATGATTTCAAATGTTAATAATGTTAGTTGAGCTTTGTACTTCATGTTAATATGCCTctactttttttaattcatttatttattaaaaaaaaaaaaatcacttggTCTTTCTATAGAGTGGGCGAAAGGAAGCCTGTGGGGATCCTACATGTGAAAGTTGTTCGAGCACATAAACTACTGAAGATGGACATCTTCGGAACATCTGATCCTTATGTCAAACTAAGCCTGACTGGAGAGAAGCTTCCTGCAAAAAAAACCACTATCAAGATGAATAACTTGAATCCTGAGTGGAATGAGAAGTTCAAGTTTATCGTGACAGACCCCAACACTCAAGTTCTTCATTTAGAAGTCTACGACTGGGACAAGGTTTTTTTCCTGTTTCTCTGTTTAGTTGCTTAGAGAATGGAGAAATGAAAAACTGTGTCCTTTTGTTTATTAAATGAAAAGTGAACTCAACTAAGTCAAATACTTGTGTTGGATGTAGTTGAGTGGCCCAAGCCCTAAGATACTAAAATAAAAGTCTCTATTTCAAACagttttttttcacatttttagaACAAGTAAGTGGACCCTCATGTGCTTCTCTGTCTTTTGCTTGATGTTAAggattttgaagtttgaagttaCTATTATTCCTACTAGAAAAACTGTACACAAAAAGTGATCATCAATGTCTTCAGTTGGTGTTAATTTTGAATCCCTTTTTGAGTGCTTAGGATTTGTTTGAAACCAAATTCAAGGAAGAACCACTCCAAATAATCACCACAAATCATGGTGCTATTAGTTTCATGGAAgctggatatatatatatacacattctCTAGAAAGTAGCTCATGTAAAGGTCACAACCCACTTACTTTCTAAACAAGTTCAAAAGGACTGCCTGAACAGTTGCTAGAGAAGCATTCTCTAGACTTAAAATCTATGCATTTCACCATCATTTTGATAAGCAGGAAATATTTTTGATAGTGCATAGAATGCCTGACCCATTTTGGTTTGGTATTTCTCTAGTCTCTATAAAAGCCATCCTACTTTAAGATTTCTTACAAAAAGAGTTGGAGTTGAGTTATACCACAGAGATTGTCTAGTtgatttttgcatttatgaTGAGGATTCTAGTTcagacttaaatttttttttctttctttctttctgtgtTCTTCACAGGTTGGTGGACATGACAAGCTGGGAATGCAGTTAGTTCCACTGAAGCTCCTTACACCCAATGAGGCAAAAGAATTTAAGCTTGAATTGCTAAAGAGCTCAAGCATTAGCGAACCTCAAAACCATAAGAAGAGGGGCCAACTTGAGGTGGAGCTGaattttgttccttttaaaGAAGAAAGTTTTAAGATTGGTGAGCCAGTGGATAGATTTGGGAGAAAGGAAAGTGGACAAAATAGAGCATCCGACAATGAGAAAGTGAGTGGTGCAGGCTTGCTTTCAGTTATCATTCAAGGAGCTGAGGATGTAGAGGGGGAGCGCCATAATAATCCTTATGCCTTTGTTCTCTTTAGAGGAGAACATAAGAAAACAAAggtgaattttttcttttggtaacAATATGATGATCATGTTTGAGCCAATTTTTCATGGATTTGGAGACTTAAAAGAGTCATCTTGCAAGTAGTATCTAGGATCCTAGATGTgcttaagaaaattaaatgttCATATAGATTTTTATCAGTAATTTATTTTATGTGCTTGTAGGTTGATGTTTGGTAGTCTTACCAAAAATGCAATGTTTAATATGAAATAAAGTTATTTTACCAATATAATTGACTAGGATAATGCATGACAAAAGCATGAAGGAACCCGATTTTATATTTGCCACCAACATCTTTCAAACTAAACTTGCTTAAAATATCAATATTGCTTAGAAGAATTTATGCTAAGCTACAATCTGAATActtattgttttttaaatgaGTGACAATCTGAATACATCTGAGATTTCAAGTCATCAATTATATAAAAGTTCAACAATATCAAGCAAGTTTCACAAAGAGTAGTATACCAATAATTGTCTAGCTCTTTGATGCTTTTGGAAATTTTCACtctggcatttttttttttattatacatattttgtgAATTGCTATTAGGTTTAAGTTCAATTTTCATTAGCACCCACCCTATAGAAAACACCAGAtttaactttcaatttcaaGAAACACTGTCATTGGCCATGTTTGGCTGAATTGAACTT
This genomic window contains:
- the LOC126697238 gene encoding synaptotagmin-3, translating into MGFLSTFLGIIGFGIGVPLGLLIGFFFFIYSEAKDVKEPVTRPLYELDSSALQDLLPEIPLWVKNPDYDRVDWFNKFISDMWPYLDKAICSTIRSMAQPIFEDYIGKFQIKAIEFKNLSLGTLPPAIFGLKVYETNEKELVMEPAIRWVGNPNIVLGLKLLSLQITVQLVDLQIFAAPRITLKPLVPTFPCFANIVVSLLEKPHVDFGMKILGGDIMSIPGLYRFVQETIKKQVASLYLWPQTLEIPILDEATVGERKPVGILHVKVVRAHKLLKMDIFGTSDPYVKLSLTGEKLPAKKTTIKMNNLNPEWNEKFKFIVTDPNTQVLHLEVYDWDKVGGHDKLGMQLVPLKLLTPNEAKEFKLELLKSSSISEPQNHKKRGQLEVELNFVPFKEESFKIGEPVDRFGRKESGQNRASDNEKVSGAGLLSVIIQGAEDVEGERHNNPYAFVLFRGEHKKTKMIKRTRDPTWNEQFQFMLEEPPLDDKIYIEVMSKRTRISFRSKESLGFVEINLTDVVNNGRINQKYNLINSKNGVIHVEIQWTKI